The following coding sequences are from one Streptococcus mitis window:
- a CDS encoding PTS sugar transporter subunit IIA, producing MAKSLILVSHGRFCEELKGSTEMIMGPQDNIYTVALLPEDGPEDFTAKFEAAIEGLDDFLVFADLLGGTPCNVVSRLIMEGRDIELYAGMNLPMVIEFINASLTGADADYKSRAAESIVKVNDLLAGFDDDEDE from the coding sequence ATGGCTAAATCATTAATTTTGGTGAGCCATGGTCGCTTCTGTGAAGAACTTAAAGGTAGCACAGAAATGATTATGGGTCCACAAGACAATATTTATACAGTAGCTCTTCTTCCAGAAGATGGCCCAGAAGACTTTACTGCTAAATTTGAAGCTGCTATTGAAGGATTGGATGATTTCCTAGTCTTTGCGGACCTTCTCGGTGGTACACCATGTAACGTGGTAAGCCGTTTGATCATGGAAGGTCGCGACATTGAACTCTACGCAGGGATGAATCTTCCAATGGTGATTGAATTTATCAATGCGAGCCTTACAGGCGCAGATGCGGACTACAAGAGCCGTGCTGCAGAAAGCATTGTGAAAGTCAACGACTTATTAGCTGGCTTTGATGATGACGAAGATGAATAA
- a CDS encoding PTS system mannose/fructose/sorbose family transporter subunit IID: MTNSNYKLTKEDFNQINKRSLFTFQLGWNYERMQASGYLYMILPQLRKMYGDGTPELKEMMKVHTQFFNTSPFFHTIIAGFDLAMEEKDGVGAKDAVNGIKTGLMGPFAPLGDTIFGSLVPAIMGSVAATMAIAGQPWGIFLWIAVAVAYDIFRWKQLEFAYKEGVNLINNMQSTLTALIDAASVLGVFMMGALVATMINFEVSYKLPIGEKMIDFQDILNSIFPRLLPAIFTAFIFWLLGKKGMTSTKAIGIIIALAVGLSFIGKFLLGMGA; encoded by the coding sequence ATGACGAATTCTAATTACAAACTTACAAAAGAAGATTTTAATCAAATCAACAAACGTAGCTTGTTTACTTTCCAATTGGGTTGGAACTATGAACGTATGCAAGCTTCTGGTTACCTTTACATGATCCTGCCTCAGTTGCGTAAAATGTATGGGGATGGCACTCCTGAATTGAAAGAAATGATGAAAGTTCATACTCAATTCTTCAATACTTCACCATTCTTCCACACTATTATCGCTGGTTTTGACCTTGCCATGGAAGAAAAAGATGGTGTGGGTGCAAAAGACGCCGTTAACGGTATCAAGACAGGTTTGATGGGACCATTCGCTCCTCTTGGAGATACAATCTTTGGTTCACTTGTACCTGCTATCATGGGGTCAGTCGCAGCAACTATGGCTATCGCTGGCCAACCTTGGGGTATCTTCCTTTGGATTGCAGTTGCAGTAGCTTATGACATCTTCCGTTGGAAACAATTGGAATTTGCTTACAAAGAAGGGGTTAACCTTATCAACAACATGCAAAGTACTTTGACAGCTTTGATTGACGCTGCATCTGTACTTGGTGTCTTCATGATGGGTGCTCTTGTAGCAACAATGATCAACTTTGAAGTTTCTTATAAATTGCCAATTGGTGAAAAAATGATTGACTTCCAAGATATCTTGAACTCAATCTTCCCACGCTTGCTTCCAGCAATCTTTACTGCCTTTATCTTCTGGTTGCTTGGTAAGAAAGGTATGACTTCTACTAAAGCTATCGGTATCATTATCGCTCTTGCAGTAGGTCTTTCATTCATCGGTAAATTCTTGCTTGGAATGGGCGCATAA
- a CDS encoding CAP domain-containing protein: MKKIVFASALALTLAGAVLTNDVFANDRLVATQSADGRNENVLSSEVLNPSSGNVLVGIKGEFLTPNKQTILYAINKIRKEAADEGLVDKYVPIKWSTDLEKTAFVRATEVSVTLKPERLSTKEIWTAFPSSNSIRGEALDVNYEGFLKAIENWHAEKANYVAKKKGETSKEFTGYYEALINSKFTYVGLAAFKNAASSQKVATISLALGDDASSEELAGGYGPAIQYTEVTSSNLSTVKSKAVVVEKALKEFRTSSSDQSGWVQSNGKWYFYESGDLKTGWVKTDGKWYYLDDLGVMQTGFVKVDGSWYYLSSSGAMFTGWGTDGNRWFYFDGSGAMKTGWYKENGTWYYLDEAGIMKTGWFKVGPHWYYAYDSGALAVSTTTPDGYRVNGNGEWVN; the protein is encoded by the coding sequence ATGAAGAAAATTGTATTTGCTAGCGCCTTGGCTTTGACTTTAGCTGGAGCAGTTTTGACAAATGATGTTTTTGCCAACGACAGACTTGTGGCAACACAATCTGCAGATGGTAGAAATGAAAATGTCTTGAGCTCAGAAGTGCTAAATCCTTCTAGTGGCAATGTTTTGGTTGGGATTAAGGGAGAATTTTTAACCCCAAATAAACAAACTATTTTGTATGCGATTAATAAGATTCGTAAGGAAGCAGCTGATGAAGGTTTGGTAGATAAGTATGTCCCTATCAAATGGTCTACTGATCTTGAGAAAACTGCTTTTGTACGAGCTACTGAGGTGTCAGTAACTCTGAAACCTGAGCGTCTTTCTACGAAAGAAATCTGGACTGCTTTTCCATCTAGTAATAGTATAAGAGGAGAAGCTTTAGATGTGAACTATGAAGGTTTTCTAAAAGCAATTGAAAACTGGCATGCTGAGAAGGCGAATTATGTAGCGAAAAAGAAGGGTGAAACATCTAAAGAATTTACAGGTTATTATGAGGCTTTGATCAATTCTAAATTTACCTATGTGGGGCTCGCTGCTTTTAAAAATGCAGCTAGTTCTCAGAAAGTAGCAACGATTTCTCTAGCTTTAGGTGATGATGCTTCTTCAGAGGAATTGGCTGGTGGATATGGTCCTGCTATTCAGTATACAGAAGTGACCTCCTCAAACCTTTCAACAGTTAAAAGTAAAGCAGTCGTTGTAGAAAAAGCGCTGAAAGAATTTAGAACTTCTAGTTCAGACCAATCTGGTTGGGTGCAATCTAATGGAAAATGGTATTTCTATGAGTCTGGTGATCTGAAGACAGGCTGGGTGAAAACGGATGGTAAATGGTACTACTTGGATGACCTAGGTGTCATGCAAACTGGATTTGTAAAAGTAGATGGTAGCTGGTATTACTTGAGTAGCTCAGGTGCTATGTTTACAGGCTGGGGTACAGACGGAAATAGATGGTTCTACTTTGATGGCTCAGGAGCTATGAAGACAGGCTGGTACAAGGAAAATGGCACTTGGTATTACCTTGACGAAGCAGGTATCATGAAGACAGGTTGGTTTAAAGTCGGACCGCACTGGTACTATGCCTACGATTCTGGAGCTTTGGCTGTGAGCACAACAACACCAGATGGTTACCGTGTAAATGGTAATGGTGAATGGGTAAACTAG
- a CDS encoding GntR family transcriptional regulator, translating to MAIPKYQYIKDELKNKIISGQFASGDKFYTEAELIAMYDVSSITVVRALNDLAKDGYIVRQQGKGTFVSRARKHKLVEFSDVEVFETKDDKVTVLSIERGNKLSYLEKLGLRGDQFYYKIERVRETGGVVYIYHTSYIPEQYVNANYPNLEYYSSIYNRFKLDYHIHMNDEHFEEINEIAFPTPEHVASVLGVDEQFPTVLQTKTTKLESTGQVLAYSETYKRADYYKIKFISCDRDH from the coding sequence ATGGCAATTCCAAAGTATCAATATATTAAAGATGAGTTAAAGAACAAAATCATTTCTGGTCAATTTGCCAGTGGAGATAAATTCTACACTGAAGCTGAATTGATTGCAATGTATGATGTGAGTTCTATCACAGTTGTACGCGCCTTAAACGACCTTGCCAAGGATGGCTATATTGTCCGTCAACAAGGAAAGGGTACATTCGTTTCACGCGCACGTAAACACAAACTCGTAGAGTTTTCAGATGTAGAAGTTTTTGAAACTAAAGATGATAAAGTTACCGTCCTTTCTATTGAGCGTGGAAACAAACTAAGCTACTTAGAAAAACTTGGACTACGCGGAGATCAGTTCTACTACAAGATTGAACGCGTACGCGAAACAGGTGGTGTTGTGTACATCTACCATACATCTTACATCCCAGAACAATACGTCAACGCAAATTATCCAAATCTTGAATATTATAGCTCTATCTATAACCGTTTCAAATTGGATTACCACATTCACATGAATGATGAACATTTTGAAGAAATCAATGAAATAGCATTTCCAACTCCAGAACATGTGGCTTCGGTCCTCGGAGTCGATGAACAATTCCCAACCGTTTTACAAACCAAGACTACTAAACTAGAGTCTACTGGTCAAGTTCTCGCATACAGCGAAACATATAAACGCGCAGATTACTACAAAATCAAATTCATTTCATGTGACCGTGATCACTAA
- a CDS encoding SIS domain-containing protein, producing MLHYTKEDLLELGAEITTREIYQQPDVWKEAFESYQAQREKIAAFLQGIADKHDYIKVILTGAGTSAYVGDTLVPYFKEVYDERKWNFNAIATTDIVANPETYLKKDVATVLVSFARSGNSPESVATVDLAKALVDELYQVTITCAADGKLALQAHGDDRNLLLLQPAASNDAGFAMTSSFTSMMLTALLVFDPTEFAVKAERFEVVSSLARKVLDKAEDVKELVDLDFNRVIYLGAGPFFGLAHEAQLKILELTAGQVATMYESPVGFRHGPKSLINEDTVVLVFGTTTDYTRKYDLDLVREVAGDQIARRIVLLSDQAFGLENVKEVALGCGGVLNDIYRVFPYIVYAQLFALLTSLKVENKPDTPSPTGTVNRVVQGVIIHEYQK from the coding sequence ATGCTACATTATACAAAAGAAGACTTGCTCGAATTGGGTGCAGAAATCACTACGCGTGAAATCTACCAACAACCTGATGTATGGAAAGAAGCTTTTGAATCTTATCAAGCACAACGTGAAAAAATTGCAGCTTTCCTGCAAGGGATTGCTGATAAACATGATTATATCAAGGTTATCTTGACAGGTGCTGGGACTTCTGCTTATGTGGGAGATACCTTGGTACCTTACTTTAAGGAAGTCTATGACGAACGCAAATGGAATTTCAATGCTATTGCAACAACAGATATCGTTGCCAATCCAGAAACTTATTTGAAAAAAGATGTGGCGACTGTCCTTGTATCTTTTGCTCGTAGTGGAAATTCGCCTGAAAGTGTGGCGACTGTTGATTTGGCCAAAGCCTTGGTGGATGAGCTTTACCAAGTGACGATTACTTGTGCAGCGGACGGTAAATTGGCTCTTCAAGCCCACGGCGATGACCGTAATCTCTTGCTCTTGCAACCAGCTGCTTCTAATGACGCTGGATTTGCCATGACTTCTAGCTTTACCTCTATGATGCTAACAGCTCTCTTGGTCTTTGATCCTACAGAATTTGCTGTGAAAGCTGAACGTTTTGAAGTTGTATCTAGTCTTGCCCGTAAAGTTCTAGACAAGGCAGAAGATGTCAAAGAGCTTGTTGACCTAGACTTTAACCGTGTCATCTACCTTGGTGCTGGTCCTTTCTTCGGACTTGCTCATGAAGCTCAGCTCAAGATTTTGGAATTAACAGCTGGTCAGGTTGCGACCATGTATGAAAGCCCAGTTGGCTTCCGTCACGGTCCAAAATCTCTTATCAACGAAGATACAGTTGTTTTGGTCTTTGGTACAACGACAGACTACACTCGTAAGTACGACTTGGACTTGGTTCGTGAAGTTGCTGGTGACCAGATTGCTCGTCGTATCGTGCTTTTGAGTGATCAAGCCTTTGGTCTTGAAAATGTCAAAGAAGTGGCCCTTGGTTGTGGCGGTGTCTTGAATGATATTTACCGTGTCTTCCCTTACATCGTTTATGCCCAACTCTTTGCCCTATTGACTTCGCTTAAAGTGGAAAACAAACCAGATACACCGTCTCCTACAGGTACAGTAAACCGTGTGGTACAAGGTGTTATCATCCACGAATATCAAAAGTAA
- a CDS encoding PTS mannose/fructose/sorbose/N-acetylgalactosamine transporter subunit IIC: MIQWWQILLLTLYSAYQICDELTIVSSAGSPVFAGFITGLIMGDVTTGLLIGGNLQLFVLGVGTFGGASRIDATSGAVLATAFSVSQGIDASLAITTIAVPVAALLTYFDVLGRMTTTFFAHRVDAAIERFDYKGIERNYLLGAIPWALSRALPVFFALAFGGAFVQSVVDFVEAYKWVADGLTLAGRMLPGLGFAILLRYLPVKRNLHYLAMGFGLTAMLTVLYSYVTGLGGAVAGIIGTLPKDVAEKIGFVNNFKGLSMIGISIVGIFLAVLHFKNSQKVAVAAPSTPSESGEIEDDEF; the protein is encoded by the coding sequence ATGATACAATGGTGGCAAATTTTACTTCTCACTTTGTACTCAGCTTATCAAATCTGTGATGAGTTGACGATCGTTTCATCTGCAGGTTCCCCTGTATTTGCTGGTTTCATTACTGGTTTAATTATGGGAGATGTGACTACTGGTCTGCTTATCGGTGGTAACTTGCAACTGTTCGTTCTTGGGGTTGGTACCTTCGGTGGTGCTTCTCGTATCGACGCAACTTCTGGTGCGGTTCTTGCGACAGCCTTCTCTGTTTCACAAGGAATTGATGCATCACTGGCGATTACAACAATCGCTGTGCCAGTAGCAGCTCTCTTGACTTACTTCGACGTTCTTGGACGTATGACAACTACTTTCTTCGCTCACCGTGTGGATGCTGCAATCGAACGCTTTGACTATAAAGGTATTGAACGCAACTACTTGCTTGGTGCGATTCCTTGGGCTCTATCTCGTGCCCTTCCAGTCTTCTTTGCCCTTGCTTTTGGTGGTGCCTTCGTACAATCAGTGGTAGACTTCGTTGAAGCCTACAAATGGGTTGCAGATGGCTTGACACTTGCAGGACGTATGCTTCCAGGTCTTGGATTTGCAATCTTGCTTCGTTACCTTCCAGTTAAACGTAACCTTCACTACCTTGCTATGGGATTTGGTTTGACAGCTATGTTGACTGTTCTTTACTCATATGTAACAGGTCTTGGTGGCGCTGTTGCAGGTATTATCGGTACTCTACCTAAAGATGTTGCTGAAAAAATTGGTTTCGTGAACAACTTCAAAGGATTGTCTATGATTGGTATCTCTATCGTAGGTATCTTCTTAGCAGTGCTTCACTTCAAAAATAGCCAAAAAGTAGCTGTAGCAGCACCTTCTACACCATCAGAAAGTGGGGAAATCGAAGATGACGAATTCTAA
- a CDS encoding aldose epimerase family protein, which yields MKAYTERVFGNVEGQDALAYRFETNGGYQLEVMTYGATILRYVTPDKAGNFANIILGFDDFESYVGNSPKHGASVGPVAGRIAGATFELNGKTYDLEVNNASNCNHSGSTGWDSSLFELVEVSDHGLTLYTERTDETGGFPGNLKIWISYHLEETGAYEISYKVTTDQDTLVNPTNHSYFNLSGDFTQTIDRHVFQLNTEGIYPIAPDGVPVKTPDATRDVVKHIYNGALLKDIFAEEDEQIQLVSGLDHPFALPAGHDNAGFLYDQNSGRFLLFKTEAPCFVVYTANFVDESVIIGGRPMVQHNGIALEAQALPDAIHSDLKDQVILKAGQTFTSKTRYELVVK from the coding sequence ATGAAAGCATACACAGAGCGTGTGTTTGGAAATGTTGAGGGACAAGATGCTTTGGCCTATCGATTTGAGACGAACGGTGGCTACCAACTTGAGGTCATGACTTATGGTGCGACCATCTTGCGCTACGTCACACCTGATAAGGCTGGAAATTTTGCAAATATTATCTTGGGATTTGATGATTTTGAAAGCTATGTGGGAAATAGTCCCAAGCATGGAGCTAGCGTAGGCCCTGTTGCAGGTCGTATTGCTGGTGCGACATTTGAGCTTAATGGCAAGACCTATGACCTTGAAGTCAACAATGCTAGCAACTGTAACCACAGTGGTTCAACAGGTTGGGATTCGAGCTTGTTTGAACTAGTTGAGGTGAGCGATCATGGCTTGACCCTCTACACAGAGCGTACAGATGAGACAGGAGGATTTCCTGGAAATCTCAAGATTTGGATCAGTTACCACTTAGAAGAAACTGGTGCCTATGAAATCAGCTACAAGGTAACGACCGATCAGGATACGCTGGTCAATCCAACTAATCACAGCTACTTCAACTTGTCTGGTGATTTCACGCAGACGATTGACCGTCATGTCTTCCAACTAAACACAGAGGGCATTTATCCAATCGCTCCCGACGGTGTTCCTGTCAAAACTCCAGATGCTACTCGTGATGTGGTTAAACACATCTACAATGGAGCTTTGTTGAAGGATATCTTTGCAGAAGAAGATGAGCAAATCCAGCTGGTGTCTGGTTTGGACCACCCATTTGCCCTTCCTGCAGGTCATGACAATGCTGGTTTTCTTTATGACCAAAACTCAGGTCGCTTCCTGCTCTTCAAGACAGAGGCTCCTTGCTTTGTAGTCTACACAGCAAACTTTGTGGATGAAAGTGTCATCATAGGAGGTCGGCCAATGGTACAGCACAATGGGATTGCCCTTGAAGCGCAAGCTTTACCAGATGCCATTCACAGTGACCTCAAAGACCAAGTCATTCTCAAAGCCGGTCAAACCTTTACAAGCAAGACACGTTATGAGCTTGTTGTGAAATAA
- the purB gene encoding adenylosuccinate lyase: protein MIDRYSRPEMANIWTEENKYRAWLEVEILADEAWAELGEIPKEDVALIREKADFDIDRILEIEQETRHDVVAFTRAVSETLGEERKWVHYGLTSTDVVDTAYGYLYKQANDIIRRDLENFTNIIADKAKEHKFTIMMGRTHGVHAEPTTFGLKLATWYSEMKRNIERFEHAAAGVEAGKISGAVGNFANIPPFVEQYVCDKLGIRAQEISTQVLPRDLHAEYFAVLASIATSIERMATEIRGLQKSEQREVEEFFAKGQKGSSAMPHKRNPIGSENMTGLARVIRGHMVTAYENVALWHERDISHSSAERIITPDTTILIDYMLNRFGNIVKNLTVFPENMIRNMNSTFGLIFSQRAMLTLIEKGMTREQAYDLVQPKTAYSWDNQVDFKPLLEADPEVTSRLTQEEIDEIFNPVYYTKRVDDIFERLGLG from the coding sequence ATGATCGACCGTTACTCTCGCCCTGAGATGGCGAACATTTGGACTGAAGAAAATAAATACCGTGCTTGGCTCGAGGTGGAAATCTTGGCTGACGAGGCATGGGCTGAGTTGGGGGAAATCCCTAAGGAAGATGTGGCTTTGATTCGCGAGAAGGCGGACTTTGACATCGACCGTATTTTGGAGATTGAGCAAGAGACTCGCCACGATGTGGTGGCCTTCACACGTGCGGTTTCTGAGACTCTTGGCGAAGAGCGCAAGTGGGTCCACTATGGCTTGACTTCTACCGACGTGGTGGATACAGCCTACGGTTACCTCTACAAGCAGGCCAACGATATCATCCGTCGTGACCTTGAAAACTTCACCAACATCATTGCTGATAAGGCTAAGGAGCACAAGTTCACCATCATGATGGGTCGTACCCACGGGGTGCACGCTGAGCCTACAACTTTTGGTCTTAAATTGGCGACTTGGTACAGCGAAATGAAGCGCAACATCGAACGTTTCGAGCATGCGGCTGCTGGAGTGGAAGCTGGTAAGATTTCTGGTGCGGTTGGAAACTTCGCCAACATCCCACCATTCGTAGAGCAATATGTCTGCGACAAATTGGGTATCCGTGCTCAAGAAATCTCTACACAGGTGCTTCCTCGTGACCTTCACGCTGAGTACTTTGCAGTTCTTGCTAGTATCGCGACTTCTATCGAGCGTATGGCGACTGAAATCCGTGGTCTGCAAAAATCAGAACAACGAGAAGTAGAAGAATTCTTTGCCAAAGGGCAAAAAGGGTCTTCAGCAATGCCTCACAAACGTAACCCTATCGGTTCTGAGAACATGACAGGTTTGGCGCGTGTTATCCGTGGTCACATGGTTACAGCTTATGAGAATGTTGCTCTCTGGCATGAACGTGATATCTCTCACTCATCAGCAGAGCGTATCATCACGCCAGATACGACTATTTTGATTGACTACATGCTCAACCGTTTTGGAAATATCGTCAAGAACTTGACGGTCTTCCCAGAAAATATGATCCGCAACATGAACTCAACTTTCGGTTTGATTTTCAGTCAACGTGCCATGTTGACCTTGATTGAGAAAGGTATGACCCGTGAGCAAGCCTATGACCTGGTGCAACCAAAAACAGCCTACTCTTGGGACAACCAAGTAGACTTTAAACCACTTCTTGAGGCAGATCCAGAGGTGACATCACGCCTCACACAAGAAGAAATCGATGAGATCTTTAACCCAGTTTATTACACTAAACGAGTGGATGATATCTTTGAACGTCTTGGTTTAGGATAA
- a CDS encoding glycoside hydrolase family 35 protein, producing MTRFEIRDDFYLDGKSFKILSGAIHYFRVPPEDWYHSLYNLKALGFNTVETYVAWNLHEPREGEFHFEGALDLERFLQTAQDLGLYAIVRPSPFICAEWEFGGLPAWLLTKDMRLRSSDPAYIEAVGRYYDQLLSRLVPHLLDNGGNILMMQVENEYGSYGEDKAYLRAIRQLMEERGVTCPLFTSDGPWRATLKAGTLIEDDLFVTGNFGSKAPYNFSQMQEFFDEHGKKWPLMCMEFWDGWFNRWKEPIITRDPKELADAVREVLEQGSINLYMFHGGTNFGFMNGCSARGTLDLPQVTSYDYDALLDEEGNPTAKYLAVKKMMATHFPEYPQLEPLYKESMELDAIPLVEKVSLFETLDSLSSPVESLYPKKMEELGQSYGYLLYRTETNWDAEEERLRIIDGRDRAQLYVDGQWVETQYQTEIGEDIFYQGEKKALSRLDILVENMGRVNYGHKFLADTQRKGIRTGVCKDLHFLLNWKHYPLPLDNPEKIDFSKGWTQGQPGFYAYDFMVEEPKDTYLDLSEFGKGVAFVNGQNLGRFWNVGPTLSLYIPHSYLKEGANRIIIFETEGEYKEEIHLTRKPTLKHIKGENL from the coding sequence ATGACACGATTTGAGATACGAGATGATTTTTATCTCGATGGAAAATCATTTAAGATTTTATCTGGCGCCATTCATTATTTTAGGGTTCCTCCAGAAGATTGGTATCATTCGCTCTATAACTTGAAGGCTCTTGGTTTTAATACAGTAGAGACTTATGTGGCTTGGAATTTACATGAGCCTCGTGAGGGTGAGTTTCACTTTGAAGGAGCTCTGGATTTGGAGCGATTTCTCCAAACAGCACAAGATTTGGGTCTCTACGCTATCGTTCGTCCCTCTCCCTTCATCTGTGCGGAGTGGGAATTCGGTGGCTTACCAGCTTGGCTTTTAACCAAAGATATGAGGCTTCGTTCCTCAGATCCTGCTTATATTGAAGCTGTCGGTCGCTACTATGACCAGCTCTTGTCACGATTGGTTCCACATTTGTTGGACAATGGTGGCAATATCCTCATGATGCAGGTTGAAAATGAGTATGGTTCTTATGGAGAAGATAAGGCTTATCTGAGAGCCATTCGACAGCTGATGGAAGAGCGTGGCGTAACCTGTCCTCTCTTTACATCAGATGGTCCATGGAGAGCTACTCTGAAAGCTGGAACCTTAATCGAAGATGACCTCTTTGTAACAGGAAACTTTGGTTCTAAAGCTCCGTACAACTTTTCACAGATGCAGGAATTCTTTGATGAACATGGCAAGAAATGGCCGCTCATGTGTATGGAGTTCTGGGATGGCTGGTTCAATCGTTGGAAAGAGCCGATTATCACACGGGATCCGAAAGAGTTGGCAGATGCAGTTCGAGAGGTTTTGGAACAAGGCTCTATCAATCTCTACATGTTCCATGGTGGTACAAACTTTGGTTTCATGAATGGTTGCTCAGCTCGAGGGACTTTGGACCTGCCACAAGTTACATCTTATGATTACGATGCCCTTCTGGATGAAGAAGGAAATCCAACTGCCAAATATTTGGCAGTCAAGAAGATGATGGCAACACATTTCCCAGAGTATCCCCAGTTGGAACCACTCTACAAAGAGAGTATGGAGTTGGATGCTATTCCACTAGTTGAAAAAGTTTCCTTGTTTGAAACCTTGGATAGCTTGTCAAGTCCTGTAGAAAGCCTCTATCCTAAAAAGATGGAGGAGTTGGGACAAAGTTATGGCTACCTACTCTATCGAACAGAAACAAACTGGGATGCAGAAGAAGAAAGACTTCGTATCATTGACGGTCGAGATAGAGCTCAGCTTTATGTCGATGGTCAGTGGGTCGAAACCCAATATCAGACAGAGATTGGGGAAGATATTTTTTATCAAGGCGAAAAGAAAGCGCTATCTAGATTGGATATCTTGGTAGAAAATATGGGGCGTGTCAACTATGGACATAAGTTCTTAGCAGATACGCAACGTAAGGGAATTCGGACAGGGGTTTGTAAGGATTTGCACTTCTTACTAAACTGGAAACACTATCCACTCCCACTAGATAATCCTGAGAAAATTGATTTTTCAAAAGGATGGACTCAAGGACAACCAGGCTTTTACGCTTATGACTTTATGGTCGAAGAGCCAAAAGATACTTACCTAGACTTGTCTGAGTTTGGTAAGGGAGTTGCCTTTGTCAATGGGCAAAACCTAGGACGTTTTTGGAACGTCGGCCCGACCCTCTCACTTTATATCCCTCATAGCTACCTCAAGGAAGGTGCAAACCGCATCATCATCTTTGAAACAGAAGGTGAATATAAAGAAGAGATTCATTTAACTCGAAAACCTACACTAAAACACATAAAGGGGGAAAACTTATGA
- a CDS encoding PTS sugar transporter subunit IIB, producing the protein MTIVGCRIDGRLIHGQVANLWAGKLNVSRIMVVDDEVVNNDVEKSGLKLATPPGVKLSILPIEKAAANILAGKYDSQRLFIVARKPDRFLGLVEAGVPLETLNVGNMSQTPETRPITRSINVVDKDVEDFHKLAEKGVKLTAQMVPNDPISDFLSLLK; encoded by the coding sequence ATGACAATTGTAGGATGCCGTATCGATGGACGTTTGATCCACGGACAAGTAGCCAATCTTTGGGCTGGAAAACTAAATGTTTCACGTATTATGGTTGTAGATGACGAAGTTGTCAACAACGACGTTGAAAAGAGTGGTTTGAAACTCGCGACACCACCAGGTGTGAAATTGAGTATTTTGCCAATTGAAAAAGCGGCAGCCAATATTCTTGCTGGTAAATATGATAGCCAACGTCTCTTTATCGTGGCTCGTAAACCAGACCGCTTCCTTGGTTTGGTAGAAGCAGGTGTACCACTTGAAACCCTTAATGTTGGGAATATGTCTCAAACACCAGAAACTCGCCCCATCACACGTTCTATCAACGTAGTGGACAAGGATGTGGAAGATTTCCATAAACTGGCAGAAAAAGGTGTTAAACTTACTGCTCAAATGGTTCCAAATGATCCAATTTCAGACTTTTTGAGCTTATTAAAATAG